A window from Gemmatimonadaceae bacterium encodes these proteins:
- a CDS encoding flagellar biosynthesis protein FlhB, which produces MAEQSEQEKTEDPTQRRLQQAREDGRVARSQELSTATLLLGAALTITMLAPSAGGQLLQLVGESLSRLGEARDAANVLRLIEHSGWSMLMIVAVLCAATALLALATGAVQARGTLTPKPLAPKWNRVSPLANGKNLVSSKALVELLKALAKVALIALCTYVVLRRAWPDLLDLGARDAQSLLAVLRQTGVRLFFVAGGAFALLAAGDFGWQLWQHQQQLKMTKEEVKQEMKQTDGDPMLKSRVRAMARARLRKQMMAAVPKADVIIVNPTHRAVALQYDPMTAPAPIVLAMGERKVAERIKEIAKQHGIPMIENKPLAIALIASAKVGMMIPAELYVAVAEILAFVFRQRALRGEQPSWVRGAN; this is translated from the coding sequence ATGGCCGAGCAGAGCGAACAGGAAAAGACTGAGGACCCGACCCAACGCCGCCTCCAGCAGGCGCGTGAGGACGGCCGCGTGGCGCGCTCGCAGGAGCTCTCCACGGCGACGCTGCTGCTTGGCGCCGCGCTCACGATCACGATGCTGGCGCCCAGCGCCGGCGGCCAGCTGCTGCAGTTGGTCGGCGAGTCGCTCTCTCGCCTCGGCGAGGCCCGCGACGCGGCCAACGTGCTGCGGCTGATCGAGCACAGCGGCTGGTCCATGCTGATGATCGTGGCCGTGCTCTGCGCGGCCACGGCACTGCTCGCGTTGGCCACCGGCGCCGTGCAGGCCCGTGGCACGCTGACGCCGAAGCCGCTGGCGCCCAAGTGGAACCGCGTCTCACCGCTCGCGAACGGCAAGAACCTCGTCAGCTCCAAGGCTCTGGTCGAGCTGCTCAAGGCGCTGGCCAAGGTGGCGCTGATTGCGCTCTGCACCTATGTGGTGCTGCGCCGCGCCTGGCCGGACCTGCTCGACCTTGGCGCACGTGATGCGCAGAGCCTGCTGGCCGTGCTGCGCCAGACCGGCGTGCGCCTGTTCTTCGTCGCGGGTGGCGCCTTTGCGCTGCTCGCCGCCGGCGACTTCGGCTGGCAGCTCTGGCAGCACCAGCAGCAGCTCAAGATGACGAAGGAAGAAGTGAAGCAGGAGATGAAGCAGACCGACGGCGACCCGATGCTCAAGTCGCGCGTCCGCGCGATGGCCCGCGCCCGCCTGCGCAAGCAGATGATGGCCGCCGTGCCGAAGGCCGACGTCATCATCGTCAACCCGACGCACCGCGCCGTGGCCCTGCAGTACGACCCGATGACCGCCCCCGCGCCGATCGTGCTGGCGATGGGCGAGCGCAAGGTCGCCGAGCGCATCAAGGAGATCGCCAAGCAGCACGGCATCCCGATGATCGAGAACAAGCCGCTGGCCATCGCGCTGATCGCCAGCGCCAAGGTCGGCATGATGATCCCTGCGGAGCTCTACGTGGCCGTCGCCGAAATCCTCGCCTTCGTCTTCCGCCAGCGGGCGCTGCGCGGTGAGCAGCCCTCCTGGGTGCGGGGCGCCAACTGA
- a CDS encoding flagellar biosynthetic protein FliR produces MASFDPLAPGSAATLVLVGTRVSGMMLIAPSFATTVVPRLVRVAIVVLLTVLLQPAVLPLVTDPQLTLSAVATEALVGFAIGLGAAVIVGAAEMAGDVMAVQIGLSGSAILDPVDTSAQLPVLGVLLRMFTIALLLTLDLHHVMLQAMADSFSTLVPGSAVDAAGGLRSMVAVGSALFAIGIRFAAPVIAVVLLATIALAILSRAAPQINLISVSFPVQIAIGLFVLSAALPAIGRTLQGWPSVYQDLLARTGDGFVATP; encoded by the coding sequence ATGGCCAGCTTCGATCCCCTCGCTCCCGGCTCCGCCGCGACGCTCGTGCTTGTCGGCACGCGCGTGAGCGGGATGATGCTCATTGCCCCGAGCTTCGCCACGACCGTGGTCCCGCGCCTCGTGCGCGTCGCCATTGTGGTGCTGCTCACTGTGCTCTTGCAGCCGGCCGTGCTTCCGTTGGTGACCGATCCGCAGCTGACGCTGTCGGCGGTCGCCACGGAAGCACTGGTCGGCTTCGCTATTGGATTGGGTGCCGCCGTCATCGTCGGCGCCGCCGAGATGGCCGGTGACGTGATGGCCGTGCAGATCGGCCTGTCCGGTTCCGCCATTCTTGATCCCGTCGATACCAGCGCGCAGCTGCCGGTGCTCGGCGTGCTGCTGCGGATGTTCACCATCGCGCTGCTGCTCACGCTGGACCTGCACCACGTGATGCTGCAGGCGATGGCCGACAGCTTCTCGACGCTGGTGCCGGGCTCGGCGGTGGACGCCGCCGGTGGCCTGCGCTCGATGGTCGCGGTCGGCTCGGCGCTGTTCGCGATTGGCATCCGCTTCGCCGCACCGGTCATCGCCGTTGTGCTGCTCGCCACGATCGCGCTCGCGATCCTCTCGCGCGCGGCGCCGCAGATCAACCTGATCAGCGTCTCCTTCCCGGTGCAGATCGCCATCGGGCTGTTCGTACTCTCCGCTGCCCTGCCGGCCATTGGCCGCACGCTGCAGGGCTGGCCCTCCGTCTACCAGGACCTGCTTGCCCGCACGGGCGACGGGTTCGTCGCCACGCCGTAA
- the fliQ gene encoding flagellar biosynthesis protein FliQ: MSDAMIVDLARRAMLMAMLLGAPMLLTALALGLVVSLLQAVTQIQEQTLAFVPKFAAVAIVFLLALPWLIQTAVRYTAEIFRAIPGITG; this comes from the coding sequence ATGTCGGACGCGATGATCGTCGATCTCGCGCGCCGCGCGATGCTGATGGCCATGCTGCTCGGCGCGCCGATGCTGCTCACCGCGTTGGCGCTTGGCCTCGTGGTCAGCCTCCTGCAGGCGGTGACGCAGATCCAGGAACAGACGCTGGCCTTCGTGCCCAAGTTCGCGGCAGTCGCGATTGTCTTCCTGCTCGCCCTGCCCTGGTTGATCCAGACCGCCGTGCGCTACACGGCCGAGATCTTCCGCGCCATTCCGGGGATCACGGGCTGA
- the fliP gene encoding flagellar type III secretion system pore protein FliP (The bacterial flagellar biogenesis protein FliP forms a type III secretion system (T3SS)-type pore required for flagellar assembly.), producing the protein MTGILGMLSALAFVLGLIFLAAKLLRRYAPVAGAGASGIPMQVLRRLPLGPKQAIALVQIDQRVLAVSVGDGGVRLLTEFDADAPTAAAVLPPARAAALASNDVQLRASWQETLSRAVSQTLRNTGLALLVALSLAAPRSLNAQAAPRAATPAQAVAAQGGASAARLDSLIPRLAPQMSLQVGQQNNGGLRLSGTVGIVVMMGLLTMLPMLVLMMTGFTRILIVMHFLRQAIGAQSAPPAQLVAGLSLLLTLFVMAPTIEEANRTAFTPWMDGAMEQAEMLKTASHPFRTFMLSQVREEDVENFLELSNTPAVNSPEEIPILVLTSAFVTSELRTAFQIGFALFLPFIVIDIVVASVLMSVGMMMVPPAMISLPFKLLLFVLVDGWTLVIQGLIRSFA; encoded by the coding sequence ATGACGGGGATCCTCGGCATGCTCTCCGCCCTGGCCTTCGTGCTGGGGTTGATCTTCCTCGCGGCGAAGCTGCTCAGGCGCTATGCGCCCGTGGCCGGCGCGGGCGCGTCCGGGATCCCCATGCAGGTGCTCCGGCGTTTGCCGCTGGGGCCGAAGCAGGCGATTGCGCTGGTGCAGATCGACCAGCGGGTACTCGCGGTGTCCGTGGGTGACGGCGGCGTGCGACTCCTGACGGAGTTCGACGCCGACGCACCCACGGCCGCCGCGGTCCTGCCGCCGGCACGCGCGGCAGCCCTCGCTTCCAATGATGTACAGCTGCGCGCGAGCTGGCAGGAGACCCTGAGCCGCGCCGTCTCGCAGACGCTGCGCAACACGGGGCTCGCGCTGCTGGTCGCGCTCTCGCTGGCTGCTCCGCGTTCCCTGAATGCGCAGGCTGCGCCGCGTGCCGCCACCCCCGCGCAGGCCGTGGCCGCGCAGGGCGGTGCCTCGGCCGCCCGCCTCGACAGCCTGATCCCGCGCCTCGCCCCGCAGATGTCGCTGCAGGTCGGGCAGCAGAACAACGGCGGCCTCCGCCTCTCGGGCACCGTGGGCATCGTCGTGATGATGGGCCTGCTCACGATGCTGCCCATGCTGGTCCTGATGATGACGGGCTTCACCCGCATCCTCATCGTGATGCACTTCCTGCGGCAGGCCATCGGCGCGCAGAGCGCCCCGCCCGCCCAGTTGGTCGCCGGCCTCTCGCTGCTGCTGACGCTGTTCGTGATGGCGCCGACGATCGAAGAAGCCAACCGCACGGCCTTCACGCCCTGGATGGACGGCGCGATGGAGCAGGCCGAGATGCTGAAGACGGCCTCGCATCCCTTCCGCACGTTCATGCTCTCGCAGGTACGCGAGGAGGACGTCGAGAACTTCCTCGAGCTCTCCAACACGCCGGCCGTCAACAGCCCCGAGGAGATCCCCATCCTCGTGCTGACCTCGGCCTTCGTCACCTCCGAGCTGCGCACCGCGTTCCAGATCGGCTTCGCGCTGTTCCTGCCGTTCATCGTCATCGACATCGTCGTCGCCTCCGTGCTGATGTCGGTGGGCATGATGATGGTGCCGCCGGCGATGATCTCGCTGCCGTTCAAGCTGCTGCTCTTCGTGCTCGTGGATGGTTGGACGCTGGTCATCCAGGGCCTCATCCGGAGCTTCGCCTGA
- the fliN gene encoding flagellar motor switch protein FliN produces MTAPTAAAGDQVPFAALMDLPLSVSIELGRTRMSVQDLLKLGRGSVIRLERLAGEPIDVYVADKHFAEGEVLVVNEHFGIRITRILAPMQPQESAA; encoded by the coding sequence ATGACCGCTCCGACCGCAGCCGCCGGCGACCAGGTTCCCTTCGCCGCGTTGATGGACCTCCCGCTCTCGGTGAGCATCGAGCTGGGCCGCACGCGGATGTCCGTGCAGGACCTGCTCAAGCTCGGCCGTGGCTCCGTGATTCGCCTTGAGCGTCTGGCCGGTGAGCCGATCGATGTCTACGTCGCCGACAAGCACTTCGCCGAGGGCGAGGTGTTGGTGGTGAACGAGCACTTCGGCATCCGCATCACGCGGATCCTGGCCCCGATGCAGCCGCAGGAGTCGGCCGCGTAA
- a CDS encoding FliM/FliN family flagellar motor switch protein: protein MASDALSQNEIDALLNAGKSASRASVATRQPDHVVYDFRRPHRISKDRLRTIEAMYERLAKSLEAWLMSRLRRQIELRLQSVEQYSFGEFTLSLSTPCAAFGFDIKNFEGQKGVIDIGHELAFLTVDRFFGGTAPSVSMNRALTPIERLTVRTLIERTLGLLKEVWQDHAPLDLEMTTFESFPEMVQGGSREDPVLVANIEIAADNLRSLLIICLPLGVLEKFFAEGDGRRVKPMVGSASERAETRRIAELSLRGVSVDVAARLPVFDITMRELLRVGEGGILPTGLPTDTPLEFFVGGRARFNASPGRIGQRVAVQLGDQIEPGRPTSSLSSSPIAFTPDQ from the coding sequence ATGGCGTCCGACGCACTCTCCCAGAACGAAATCGACGCGCTGCTGAACGCGGGCAAGTCCGCGTCGCGCGCGTCGGTGGCCACCCGGCAGCCGGACCACGTCGTCTATGACTTCCGGCGCCCGCACCGCATCTCCAAGGACCGGCTGCGCACGATCGAGGCGATGTACGAGCGCCTCGCCAAGTCGCTCGAGGCCTGGCTGATGAGCCGCCTGCGCCGCCAGATCGAGCTGCGCCTGCAGTCGGTGGAGCAGTACAGCTTCGGCGAGTTCACGCTCTCGCTGTCCACGCCCTGCGCCGCCTTCGGCTTCGACATCAAGAACTTCGAGGGCCAGAAGGGCGTCATCGACATCGGCCACGAGCTGGCCTTCCTCACGGTCGACCGCTTCTTCGGCGGCACGGCGCCCTCGGTGTCGATGAACCGCGCACTGACGCCGATCGAGCGCCTCACCGTGCGCACGCTGATCGAGCGCACGCTGGGCCTGCTCAAGGAAGTCTGGCAGGACCACGCCCCGCTGGACCTCGAGATGACGACCTTCGAGTCGTTCCCCGAGATGGTGCAGGGCGGCAGCCGCGAGGACCCGGTGCTGGTGGCGAACATCGAGATCGCCGCCGACAACCTGCGCTCGCTGCTCATCATCTGCCTGCCGCTCGGCGTCCTCGAGAAGTTCTTCGCCGAGGGTGATGGCCGCCGCGTGAAGCCGATGGTCGGCTCCGCCAGCGAGCGCGCGGAGACGCGCCGCATCGCCGAGCTGAGCCTGCGCGGCGTCTCGGTGGATGTCGCGGCCCGCCTGCCCGTGTTCGACATCACGATGCGCGAGCTGCTGCGCGTGGGCGAGGGCGGCATCCTGCCGACCGGCCTGCCCACCGACACGCCGCTGGAGTTCTTCGTCGGCGGCCGCGCGCGCTTCAACGCCTCGCCGGGTCGCATCGGCCAGCGCGTCGCCGTCCAGCTGGGCGATCAGATCGAGCCCGGCCGTCCCACCTCTTCGCTGTCCTCTTCACCCATCGCCTTCACTCCCGACCAATGA
- a CDS encoding flagellar basal body-associated FliL family protein codes for MSQEPETTDAAPAPAKGGKKLLIGAIAGGALAGLSAGAFGIAPALSAKPADATEAHAADTSDAHGADTVKSTATRPVVINNLIVNPAESRGSRFLLASVGFEFAPAMSDDEFQLRETEVRDRILTVLARQTLEVLVDYARRDAIRAEVRAAVDSVLGAGRTKRVLFPQFVIQ; via the coding sequence ATGAGCCAAGAGCCAGAAACCACCGACGCTGCACCGGCCCCCGCGAAGGGCGGCAAGAAGCTCCTGATCGGAGCGATTGCCGGCGGCGCGCTCGCCGGGCTCAGCGCCGGTGCCTTCGGGATTGCGCCCGCCCTCTCCGCCAAGCCTGCCGACGCCACCGAGGCGCACGCCGCTGACACCAGCGATGCGCACGGCGCCGACACGGTGAAGTCGACGGCGACGCGTCCGGTGGTGATCAACAACCTGATCGTGAACCCGGCGGAGTCGCGCGGTTCGCGCTTCCTGCTGGCCAGCGTCGGCTTCGAGTTCGCGCCGGCCATGTCGGACGACGAGTTCCAGCTGCGCGAGACCGAGGTGCGCGACCGCATCCTCACGGTGCTCGCGCGACAGACGCTCGAGGTGCTGGTGGACTACGCGCGCCGCGATGCCATCCGCGCCGAGGTGCGAGCCGCCGTCGACTCGGTGCTTGGCGCCGGTCGCACGAAGCGGGTGCTGTTCCCCCAGTTCGTCATCCAGTAA
- a CDS encoding flagellar hook protein FlgE: MLRSLFAGVSGLRNHQIRMDVIGNNVSNVNTVAFKAGRVTFKEGFAQLLQGGSRPPGDQGGINPIQVGLGMQIGSVDTVFAQGNLETTGLNTDVAIQGDSFFVVRKGTQSFFTRSGNFQLDADGRLVAPTNGFIAQGRVAVNGVFQDGIRDIRLPFGQKTSAQATTSMNMAGNLNAAADVFDLSDPDGAGPLTGGFNADTRALAANTGSWTETSISAYDSLGSKYDVKVYLYKTASNEWTWEVDPTNLVNAGVPVGSIAGSGVFTFDTDGTLLNPALQTVSFAPPGADPVTISIDPGAGVNGITQYASTTTAVLRDQDGYTSGTLQNFSVDRTGLITGSFTNGVSVALAQIVLADFNNPAGLLRIGDNMYQESSNSGGPVLGFALEGSQSTLTSGALEMSNVDLAAEFTAMIVAQRGFQANSRVITTSDEMLQELVNLKR; encoded by the coding sequence ATGCTTCGTTCACTCTTTGCCGGCGTTTCCGGTCTGCGCAATCACCAGATCCGGATGGACGTCATCGGCAACAACGTCTCCAACGTCAACACGGTCGCCTTCAAGGCCGGCCGCGTGACCTTCAAGGAAGGCTTCGCGCAGCTGCTGCAGGGCGGCAGCCGTCCGCCCGGCGACCAGGGCGGTATCAACCCGATCCAGGTCGGCCTCGGCATGCAGATCGGCTCGGTGGACACCGTGTTCGCGCAGGGCAACCTCGAGACCACCGGCCTCAACACCGACGTGGCCATCCAGGGCGACTCGTTCTTCGTCGTGCGTAAGGGCACGCAGAGCTTCTTCACGCGCTCCGGTAACTTCCAGCTCGACGCCGACGGCCGCCTCGTGGCGCCGACCAACGGCTTCATCGCCCAGGGCCGCGTCGCCGTGAATGGCGTGTTCCAGGACGGCATCCGCGACATCCGCCTGCCCTTTGGTCAGAAGACCTCGGCGCAGGCGACGACGTCGATGAACATGGCTGGCAACCTGAACGCCGCCGCCGACGTGTTCGACCTCTCGGATCCGGACGGCGCCGGCCCGCTCACCGGTGGCTTCAATGCCGACACGCGCGCACTGGCGGCCAACACCGGCTCGTGGACCGAGACCTCGATCTCGGCCTACGACTCGCTGGGCAGCAAGTACGACGTGAAGGTCTACCTCTACAAGACCGCGTCGAACGAGTGGACCTGGGAAGTCGACCCGACCAACCTCGTGAACGCCGGCGTGCCGGTGGGCTCGATTGCGGGCAGCGGCGTCTTCACGTTCGACACCGACGGCACGCTGCTCAACCCCGCGCTGCAGACGGTGAGCTTCGCCCCCCCGGGCGCGGATCCGGTCACGATCTCCATCGACCCGGGCGCGGGCGTCAACGGCATCACGCAGTACGCCTCGACGACCACCGCCGTGCTCCGTGACCAGGACGGCTACACCTCCGGCACGCTGCAGAACTTCTCGGTGGACCGCACCGGCCTCATCACCGGCTCGTTCACCAACGGCGTGAGCGTCGCGCTGGCGCAGATCGTGCTCGCCGACTTCAACAACCCGGCCGGCCTGCTCCGCATCGGCGACAACATGTACCAGGAGTCCAGCAACTCGGGCGGGCCGGTGCTTGGCTTCGCCCTCGAGGGCAGCCAGTCGACGCTGACTAGCGGCGCGCTGGAAATGTCCAACGTCGACCTCGCCGCCGAGTTCACGGCAATGATCGTGGCCCAGCGTGGCTTCCAGGCCAACAGCCGCGTGATCACGACCTCGGACGAGATGCTGCAGGAGTTGGTGAACCTGAAGCGCTAA
- the fliJ gene encoding flagellar export protein FliJ, with translation MKGEQFDFRMDRLLALRERSEEEAGAAVAGARARVETLRDVLREVEGIVKQARLRMLGQTGRDTSPGDRVAMGLLLEQAESRAAEIRTQIAEAEASERSCLEALSARTQERRVLERLREKHRAAWRADAEQRARLAMDAIALRHATTGPQRGIA, from the coding sequence GTGAAGGGTGAACAGTTCGACTTCCGGATGGACCGCCTGCTCGCGCTGCGCGAGCGCTCTGAGGAGGAGGCCGGCGCGGCAGTGGCCGGCGCGCGCGCGCGTGTCGAGACGCTGCGCGATGTGCTGCGAGAGGTCGAGGGCATCGTGAAGCAGGCACGCCTGCGCATGCTCGGCCAGACCGGCCGCGACACGTCGCCGGGCGACCGCGTGGCAATGGGACTGTTGCTCGAGCAGGCCGAGAGCCGCGCCGCGGAGATCCGCACGCAGATCGCGGAAGCGGAGGCCAGCGAACGCAGCTGCCTCGAGGCGCTCTCCGCCCGCACACAGGAGCGCCGCGTGCTGGAGCGCCTGCGCGAGAAGCACCGCGCCGCGTGGCGCGCCGACGCCGAACAGCGGGCACGCCTGGCAATGGACGCCATTGCCCTGCGGCACGCGACGACTGGACCACAGCGAGGGATTGCCTAG
- a CDS encoding FliI/YscN family ATPase → MERRIASLPRVVPHGRVTSVTGLVVEAVGLDVGVGDICQLQSLSTGRRVLAEVCGFDSERALLMALGELEGVHPGAMVTPLGHSLLVSVGPGLLGRVLDGFGQPIDGGPPLRITDRVPMSAEPPNPLTRAPITEPLVTGVRAIDGLLTIGRGQRMGIFAGSGVGKSTLLGMIARQASADVNVIALLGERGREVREFIEHSLGPEGLARSVVIVATGDQSALARARGASVATAIAEHFRDQGKHVCLMLDSVTRVAMAWREIGLAIGEPPTTKGYPPSVFAMLPRLLERAGTSATGAITALYTVLVDGDDFNEPVADAARSILDGHLVLTRKLASAGHFPSIDILDSKSRVRDQVIPPAQRDAATMVMRTEAAYREQEDLILVGAYQKGASALVDAAIANRTPINEFLRQAPDEHAPFIGTTDRLQKLSQRIAGTPDRGAAA, encoded by the coding sequence ATGGAGCGCCGCATCGCGAGTCTGCCTCGCGTGGTGCCCCACGGGCGTGTGACGTCCGTGACGGGACTCGTTGTCGAGGCCGTCGGCCTCGATGTCGGCGTCGGCGACATCTGCCAGTTGCAGTCGCTGTCCACGGGCCGTCGTGTGCTGGCCGAGGTCTGCGGCTTCGACTCGGAGCGGGCGCTCTTGATGGCGCTCGGTGAACTCGAGGGCGTGCATCCCGGCGCGATGGTGACGCCGCTCGGCCATTCGTTGCTGGTCTCCGTCGGACCCGGCCTCCTCGGCCGCGTGCTCGACGGATTCGGGCAGCCAATCGACGGCGGTCCGCCGCTGCGCATCACGGACCGCGTGCCGATGTCGGCCGAACCGCCGAATCCGCTCACGCGCGCGCCGATCACCGAGCCCCTTGTCACCGGCGTGCGCGCCATCGACGGCCTGCTGACCATCGGTCGCGGCCAGCGGATGGGCATCTTCGCCGGTTCCGGCGTGGGCAAGAGCACGCTGCTGGGCATGATCGCCCGTCAGGCCTCGGCCGACGTAAACGTGATTGCGCTGCTGGGCGAGCGTGGCCGTGAGGTGCGCGAGTTCATTGAACATTCGTTGGGCCCTGAGGGCCTGGCGCGCTCCGTGGTGATTGTCGCGACCGGCGACCAGTCGGCGTTGGCCCGCGCGCGCGGCGCGTCGGTGGCGACCGCCATCGCCGAACACTTCCGCGACCAGGGCAAGCACGTCTGCCTGATGCTCGACTCCGTGACGCGCGTGGCGATGGCCTGGCGCGAGATCGGACTCGCCATCGGCGAGCCGCCGACGACGAAGGGCTATCCGCCTTCCGTGTTCGCGATGCTCCCGCGCCTGCTCGAGCGCGCCGGCACCTCGGCCACGGGCGCCATCACGGCGCTCTATACCGTGCTGGTGGACGGCGACGACTTCAATGAGCCCGTGGCGGATGCCGCCCGCTCGATCCTCGATGGGCACCTCGTGCTGACACGGAAGCTCGCGTCGGCCGGCCACTTCCCGTCCATCGACATCCTCGACAGCAAGAGCCGCGTGCGCGACCAGGTAATCCCGCCCGCCCAGCGCGACGCGGCCACGATGGTGATGCGTACCGAGGCCGCGTACCGCGAGCAGGAGGACCTGATTCTCGTGGGCGCCTACCAGAAGGGTGCGAGCGCGCTGGTGGATGCCGCCATCGCCAACCGCACGCCCATCAATGAGTTCCTGCGGCAGGCGCCCGACGAGCACGCGCCGTTCATCGGCACCACGGACCGCCTGCAGAAACTGTCCCAGCGCATCGCTGGGACACCGGATCGGGGGGCAGCCGCGTGA
- the fliG gene encoding flagellar motor switch protein FliG, giving the protein MRALPSGNPSLTGRQKAAVLCLALGAENAAKVTQRLSAEEAEVISLEIARMDRVDPEVAKNTLMEWIDLALASEAVSTGGVEYARLMLEKAYNTQKAQAILKRITSHLADTAGLQRLRHADPKQIAGMFRSEHPQTTALVIAHLATPQAAAVLKELDPIVAADVALRMARMEKVSPEMLELIERSLGSDSDLDFQRGMSSAGGPASVASILNLLQGALEKSILEKVAEQDFQLSEQIKNLMFVFEDLRGLDDRALQRLLRDVDTKTLATALKGASAELRQRITGQMSQRAAQALVEEMEMLGPTRMKDAEAAQATIVAQARALEEAGEIVLTGGGDDVVLG; this is encoded by the coding sequence GTGCGCGCCCTGCCGAGTGGGAACCCGTCACTGACCGGTCGCCAGAAGGCGGCCGTGCTCTGTCTCGCCTTGGGCGCCGAGAACGCGGCCAAGGTGACGCAGCGACTCTCCGCCGAGGAGGCCGAGGTGATCTCGCTCGAGATCGCGCGGATGGATCGCGTGGATCCCGAGGTCGCCAAGAACACCCTGATGGAGTGGATCGACCTGGCCTTGGCCAGCGAGGCGGTCTCTACCGGTGGCGTCGAGTACGCGCGGTTGATGCTCGAGAAGGCATACAACACCCAGAAGGCGCAGGCGATCCTCAAGCGCATCACCAGCCATCTGGCGGACACCGCCGGGCTGCAGCGCCTGCGGCACGCCGATCCCAAGCAGATCGCGGGGATGTTCCGCAGCGAGCATCCCCAGACCACGGCGCTGGTGATCGCGCACCTCGCGACGCCGCAGGCGGCGGCGGTACTGAAGGAACTCGACCCCATCGTCGCCGCCGATGTCGCACTGCGCATGGCGCGCATGGAGAAGGTCTCGCCCGAGATGCTCGAGCTGATTGAGCGCTCGCTCGGCAGCGACTCCGACCTCGACTTCCAGCGCGGCATGTCCAGCGCGGGTGGCCCCGCCTCCGTGGCCTCGATTCTCAACCTGCTCCAGGGCGCGCTCGAGAAGTCGATTCTCGAGAAGGTCGCCGAGCAGGACTTCCAGCTCTCCGAGCAGATCAAGAACCTGATGTTCGTGTTCGAGGACCTGCGGGGCCTCGACGACCGCGCGCTGCAGCGCCTGCTGCGCGACGTGGACACGAAGACGCTCGCGACCGCCCTCAAGGGTGCCAGCGCGGAACTGCGCCAGCGCATCACGGGCCAGATGTCGCAGCGCGCCGCGCAGGCGCTGGTGGAAGAGATGGAGATGCTCGGCCCCACGCGCATGAAGGACGCCGAGGCGGCGCAGGCGACGATCGTCGCACAGGCACGCGCGCTCGAGGAAGCGGGCGAGATCGTGCTCACCGGCGGAGGCGACGATGTCGTCCTCGGCTAG